The Saccharomyces eubayanus strain FM1318 chromosome IV, whole genome shotgun sequence genome contains the following window.
TAATGTGTTTGAAAGTCAAATACCCGGCCAAGATTACTCTGGTGAGGGGCAATCACGAGTCCAGGCAAATTACCCAAGTGTACGGGTTCTACGAAGAATGCCTGAATAAGTACGGGTCCACCACGGTATGGAAGTACTGTTGTCAAGTATTTGACTTTCTGACGCTAGCCGCTATCATCGACGGCAAGATCCTATGTGTCCACGGTGGACTATCTCCCGAGATTCGAATGCTCGATCAAATCAGAGTCTTGTCCAGAGCCCAAGAAGTGCCCCACGAGGGCGGGTTCTCGGACCTTCTTTGGTCGGACCCTGACAACGTAGAAGCCTGGCAGGTTTCCCCCCGTGGTGCCGGCTGGCTGTTCGGCAGCAAGGTCGCCAGAGAGTTCAACCACGTCAACGGACTCAACCTGATCGCCAGGGCGCACCAGCTGGTGATGGAAGGGTTCAAGTACCACTTCCCTGAAAAGGATGTCGTCACCGTTTGGTCCGCACCAAACTACT
Protein-coding sequences here:
- the SIT4 gene encoding type 2A-related serine/threonine-protein phosphatase SIT4, whose protein sequence is MVSRGPDEWLETIKKCQALTENEMKQLCEMVKELLMEESNIQPVQTPVTVCGDIHGQFHDLLELFRTAGGFPDDINYIFLGDYVDRGYYSLETFTLLMCLKVKYPAKITLVRGNHESRQITQVYGFYEECLNKYGSTTVWKYCCQVFDFLTLAAIIDGKILCVHGGLSPEIRMLDQIRVLSRAQEVPHEGGFSDLLWSDPDNVEAWQVSPRGAGWLFGSKVAREFNHVNGLNLIARAHQLVMEGFKYHFPEKDVVTVWSAPNYCYRCGNVASVMKVDEDLEPTFKIFSAVPDDYIRESTANHNNQRAGYFL